The Mannheimia pernigra sequence CGATAAAGAAACGATATAAAATTGAGCCGATAATAACCGCAAAGGTGAGCCAAATAATACGTTTAACTGAAAAAATCGCTTCGCCAATAATCACCGCGGCTAACCCTATCACGATAGTGCCTACACCAATAGAAATATCTACCCCGCCATTACTTTGTACATATAATGCCCCACCTAACGCAATTAAAGCATTAGAAATTGCCATACCTAAAATCGTCATTTTATTAATCGCAATGCCTTGCGCCTTTGCCATACGGCTATTTGTGCCTGTTGCTCGAATGGCTAAGCCTATTTCGGTAGCAAAAAAGAGGTCAAATAGGCATTTCACGATAACAACAACAAGTAATGCCATCACGAGCCGAACTAAGGCTAATTGCAGATCGCTTTCAATAGTCATCACATCATAAATTGTGGTTTCGCCGAGAATCGCAATGTTGGGCATTCCCATAATGCGTAAATTAATCGAATAAAGGGCAATCATCATCAAGATACTGGCAAGCAGTTTCTCAATTTTAAAACCGATATGCAGACAGGCTGTAACAATGCCCGCAGCAGCACCCGCTAATGTGCCGTAAAGCGTTGCCAACCAAGGATCAACTTGATTTAAAATGCTAATGACACACACCGCACCACCTAGTGGAAAACTGCCATCTGCTGTTAAATCAGGAAAATCCAGAATTTTATAAGAAATGAATACGCCAAGTGCAACAAGGGCATAAATCAAGCCTAACTCTAAGGCACCAATCCAGGTGATATTACTTAAAAAGAAACTTAAAAAATGAATAATCGCGTCCATTGGTCATTTTATTATGGTTAATTGATTGAGAAATGCACTACTATAATAGTACAAATTTGGAAGGCATTTTACGCTATTTTTAAGAAAAAATCAGCTACTTATTTGTCTTGCAAAGGCTAAAGAAAAAGCTAAAACACAAGCGGTCATATTTCCTTTGCATTTTGCAATCGCAAAAAAGAGTAAAAATATGACCGCTTGTATGCAATATTAGCCTTTAGCCAATATCTCTTTTAAAAACCTTGCTGTATGAGAGCGTTTATCTTTAGCAACCTGTTCAGGTGTGCCCGTTGCGATAATCTCGCCACCGCCACTACCGCCTTCAGGGCCGAGATCTACAATCCAGTCTGCGGTTTTTATTACATCTAAATTATGCTCAATCACAACAATCGTATTGCCTTGATCACGCAAGCGATGTAATACACCGAGTAACTGTTTAATATCTGCAAAATGCAAACCTGTGGTTGGCTCATCTAAAATATAGAGGGTTTTGCCGGTGTCTCGTTTAGACAACTCAGTGGCTAGCTTGACACGCTGAGCCTCTCCTCCTGAAAGTGTGGTAGAAGATTGCCCTAAGCGGATATAAGATAATCCTACATCTATCAAGGTTTGTAACTTACGAGCAATCATCGGCACTGGAGCA is a genomic window containing:
- a CDS encoding ABC transporter permease; the protein is MDAIIHFLSFFLSNITWIGALELGLIYALVALGVFISYKILDFPDLTADGSFPLGGAVCVISILNQVDPWLATLYGTLAGAAAGIVTACLHIGFKIEKLLASILMMIALYSINLRIMGMPNIAILGETTIYDVMTIESDLQLALVRLVMALLVVVIVKCLFDLFFATEIGLAIRATGTNSRMAKAQGIAINKMTILGMAISNALIALGGALYVQSNGGVDISIGVGTIVIGLAAVIIGEAIFSVKRIIWLTFAVIIGSILYRFFIALALNNETLNSIGFGPQDLNLITALLVVIVLALPKIKQKLLGKRG